From a single Geoanaerobacter pelophilus genomic region:
- a CDS encoding putative quinol monooxygenase, which translates to MVYLTVVAKVVAKKDVIGAVKTELLKLVEPTRKEDGCLEYKLHQDNADPAVFIFYETWESRACLEKHMNTDHFKNYLSAVEDMVAEKAVHIMTLVA; encoded by the coding sequence ATGGTATATTTAACCGTTGTCGCAAAAGTCGTAGCAAAGAAGGATGTCATTGGCGCGGTCAAAACCGAGCTGCTGAAGCTCGTTGAGCCAACCCGGAAAGAAGATGGTTGCCTTGAATACAAACTCCATCAGGACAATGCCGATCCCGCCGTGTTTATTTTTTACGAAACTTGGGAGAGCAGGGCGTGTCTTGAGAAGCACATGAACACGGATCACTTCAAGAACTACCTGAGTGCCGTTGAAGACATGGTTGCGGAGAAAGCCGTGCATATAATGACCCTGGTCGCATAA
- the miaA gene encoding tRNA (adenosine(37)-N6)-dimethylallyltransferase MiaA, protein MLNNNNAINLVVVLGPTASGKTKLGVAIARLIGGEIISADSRQVFRSMDIGTGKDIVDYGDLPYHLIDIRDPSEEFSVFHFQRECLQAMADIQARNRVPVLVGGTGLYLESILNGYQLVEVPENQALRTELAGLPLESLCSRLVQAASSTHNTTDMLDRERLIRAIEIAEHAQRNKPEPLPEIRPLIFGIRWQRTTLRKRITDRLKERLAAGMVDEVKKLHDAGIPWERLDYFGLEYRFVARHLRGELNRNDLFQKLNSAIHDFAKRQDNWFRRMERNGTVINWLDGEGDPIAQALAILEQSPLDPHPC, encoded by the coding sequence GTGTTAAACAATAATAACGCGATCAATCTTGTTGTTGTCCTTGGTCCGACCGCCTCCGGGAAGACAAAGCTCGGCGTCGCCATTGCCCGGTTGATCGGCGGTGAGATCATCTCCGCCGACTCTCGTCAGGTGTTCCGTTCTATGGATATCGGCACCGGTAAAGACATCGTTGATTATGGTGACCTGCCTTATCACCTCATCGATATTCGCGACCCATCAGAAGAGTTCAGTGTGTTTCATTTTCAGCGCGAATGCCTGCAGGCAATGGCTGATATCCAGGCCCGAAACAGAGTGCCGGTGCTTGTCGGCGGTACCGGGCTTTACCTCGAGTCGATACTCAATGGTTATCAGCTTGTCGAGGTGCCGGAAAATCAGGCACTGCGGACAGAACTTGCTGGGCTGCCTCTGGAATCTCTCTGTTCACGGTTGGTTCAGGCTGCCTCCTCAACCCACAATACTACTGACATGCTAGACCGCGAGCGCCTGATCCGGGCCATTGAGATCGCAGAACATGCCCAGCGAAATAAGCCGGAGCCCCTGCCGGAAATCAGGCCGTTGATCTTCGGCATTCGTTGGCAACGAACAACGCTCCGTAAGAGAATAACTGATCGGCTTAAGGAGCGGCTGGCAGCAGGCATGGTCGATGAGGTCAAAAAGCTGCATGATGCGGGTATTCCTTGGGAGCGGCTCGACTATTTCGGTTTGGAATACCGCTTCGTTGCCCGGCATCTGCGCGGAGAGCTGAACCGCAACGACCTGTTTCAGAAGCTGAACAGCGCCATTCACGACTTTGCCAAGCGCCAGGATAACTGGTTCCGGCGAATGGAGCGCAATGGCACTGTCATTAACTGGCTTGACGGCGAGGGTGATCCGATTGCCCAAGCCCTGGCAATTTTGGAGCAGTCACCCCTTGACCCTCATCCTTGCTGA
- a CDS encoding cytochrome b/b6 domain-containing protein: protein MKPVLVWDLPIRIFHWLLSLCCLAAIALALGAPEHSRAFDFHMLLGLMLLPLIIFRLLWGLIGTRYSRFQSFLYRPRAAVDYLIGVMTNNSKRYLGHNPAASFAIFAMLVLIPGSVISGLLMPGSEIFEELHEMVSFGLLAVIGAHLLGVLSHIVVHKENVVLSMLTGRKMGLDSESIPSAHSLVALVLLVLMGGWSTAIVKNYDFSTKKLEVPVSGTLIQLGKSEKQGDQQEHDDD, encoded by the coding sequence ATGAAACCTGTCCTTGTCTGGGACTTGCCGATCAGGATATTCCATTGGTTGCTATCACTCTGTTGCCTTGCTGCAATCGCGCTGGCTCTTGGAGCGCCTGAACATAGCCGGGCCTTTGACTTTCATATGCTGCTTGGCCTGATGCTGTTGCCGCTCATTATTTTTCGCTTGCTTTGGGGATTAATCGGAACCAGGTACAGTCGCTTTCAATCATTTTTGTATAGACCCAGAGCAGCAGTGGATTATCTGATCGGCGTCATGACCAACAACTCAAAGCGCTATCTCGGCCACAATCCGGCGGCAAGTTTCGCAATTTTTGCCATGCTGGTACTCATCCCCGGTTCCGTTATCTCCGGATTATTGATGCCTGGCAGCGAGATATTCGAAGAACTGCACGAGATGGTATCATTCGGCCTGTTGGCGGTCATTGGAGCGCATCTGCTCGGAGTGCTGTCCCATATTGTGGTGCACAAGGAGAATGTGGTGCTCAGTATGCTGACCGGGAGGAAGATGGGGCTAGACAGTGAAAGTATTCCTTCGGCTCATTCTTTGGTCGCCCTGGTGTTACTTGTGCTGATGGGCGGATGGAGCACCGCGATTGTAAAAAACTATGATTTCTCAACCAAGAAACTCGAAGTACCTGTGTCTGGCACCTTGATTCAGTTGGGCAAAAGCGAAAAACAGGGCGACCAGCAGGAGCATGATGACGACTGA
- a CDS encoding cytochrome-c peroxidase, whose amino-acid sequence MKLKISSSIMVLMLAGGVAWGKDDTLSQAQAVFKPVPAKPPVLKNNPATPAKIELGKMLFFDPRLSSSSLISCNTCHNVGLGGVDIQETSVGHGWQKGPRNAPTVLNAVFNIAQFWDGRAKDLEAQAKGPVQASVEMNNKPERVVETLKSIPGYLPQFKKAFPGEKDPITFDNMARAIEVFEATLITPDSRFDRYLKGDRKALSAKEHDGLKLFMAKGCATCHNGVNIGGTGYFPFGVKEDPDAAARPVDDFGRFKVTNTAADKYVFKSPSLRNIELTPPYFHSGKVWTLSDAVKVMGSSQLGITLNAEDDAKIVAFLKTLNGKQPKVVYPILPVNSDSTPKPLLK is encoded by the coding sequence ATGAAGCTGAAAATTTCTAGTAGCATCATGGTGTTAATGCTTGCAGGAGGCGTTGCTTGGGGCAAAGACGACACCCTGAGCCAAGCACAAGCTGTATTTAAGCCGGTACCGGCAAAACCCCCGGTTCTGAAGAATAACCCTGCAACCCCGGCAAAAATCGAGCTTGGCAAAATGCTCTTTTTTGACCCACGCCTGTCGTCATCAAGCCTGATCAGCTGCAATACCTGCCACAACGTTGGGCTTGGCGGAGTGGACATTCAGGAAACATCGGTCGGTCACGGCTGGCAGAAAGGTCCGCGTAACGCCCCGACAGTGTTGAATGCCGTGTTCAATATTGCCCAGTTTTGGGACGGCCGGGCAAAAGATCTGGAGGCCCAGGCCAAAGGACCGGTACAGGCGTCGGTAGAGATGAACAACAAGCCGGAACGTGTTGTCGAAACCCTCAAGAGCATCCCGGGATATTTGCCGCAGTTCAAGAAGGCATTCCCCGGGGAAAAGGACCCCATTACCTTTGACAACATGGCCCGCGCCATAGAGGTGTTCGAGGCAACACTGATTACCCCTGATTCTCGTTTTGACCGTTATCTCAAAGGGGACCGCAAAGCGCTTTCTGCCAAAGAACATGACGGCTTGAAACTGTTTATGGCTAAAGGATGCGCAACCTGCCATAACGGGGTTAATATCGGCGGTACCGGATACTTCCCCTTTGGCGTCAAAGAGGACCCCGATGCCGCGGCCCGGCCGGTTGATGACTTCGGGCGCTTTAAGGTTACTAATACCGCAGCTGACAAATATGTCTTCAAGTCGCCATCACTGCGCAATATCGAGCTGACGCCTCCTTATTTCCATTCCGGCAAGGTGTGGACCCTGAGTGATGCGGTAAAAGTCATGGGCTCTTCTCAGCTGGGGATCACCTTGAATGCTGAGGATGATGCGAAAATAGTGGCGTTTCTCAAGACCCTGAACGGCAAACAACCAAAAGTCGTGTATCCGATCTTGCCGGTCAATTCTGATAGTACGCCGAAACCGTTACTGAAATAG
- a CDS encoding Bax inhibitor-1/YccA family protein, which translates to MNEWNTSYNRTAEQVIVRQNTLVRQVYAWMGAGLAITAFMALVTLSSPVLIKAITGNRLLFFGLVIGELALVFTLSGAINRLSASVATLLFVAYSALNGVTLSIVALVYTANSIASTFVITAGMFGAMSIYGYMSKRDLTSWGSFLFMGLIGVVIASVVNIFVGSSTVSWVLSGIGVIVFTGLTAYDTWKIKEMAAYGTEGRKPAILGALTLYLDFINLFLMLLRFTGDRR; encoded by the coding sequence ATGAATGAATGGAATACCAGCTATAATCGCACTGCCGAGCAGGTGATAGTCAGGCAGAACACCCTTGTCCGCCAGGTATACGCCTGGATGGGAGCCGGGCTGGCCATTACCGCCTTTATGGCGCTGGTCACTCTTTCCTCGCCAGTGCTCATCAAGGCAATTACCGGAAACCGGCTGCTGTTCTTCGGGTTGGTGATCGGCGAGCTGGCTTTGGTGTTTACTCTGTCGGGCGCTATCAATCGCCTGAGCGCGTCGGTCGCAACCCTGTTGTTTGTCGCTTATTCGGCGCTCAACGGAGTAACCCTGTCGATTGTCGCCCTGGTCTACACCGCCAATTCGATTGCCTCAACCTTCGTGATTACTGCCGGCATGTTTGGAGCCATGAGCATCTATGGTTACATGTCCAAGCGTGACCTGACTTCATGGGGGAGCTTTCTGTTTATGGGGTTGATTGGCGTAGTAATCGCCTCTGTTGTCAATATCTTTGTCGGCAGCAGTACGGTTTCCTGGGTGCTATCCGGTATCGGAGTCATTGTTTTTACCGGACTGACAGCCTACGATACCTGGAAGATCAAGGAGATGGCAGCGTACGGGACTGAAGGGCGAAAACCTGCGATCCTCGGCGCCTTGACTCTCTACCTCGATTTTATCAACCTGTTTCTCATGCTGCTCAGGTTTACCGGGGATCGTCGCTAA
- the ylqF gene encoding ribosome biogenesis GTPase YlqF gives MTIQWFPGHMGKALEQIQDLIKRVDVVIEVLDARLPNSSSNHRLAELRRTKPWIKILNRHDLADPIVTKAWVRELELQTGVRALPMSAKKHADTKPLIKLCQAMAPKRGKPGFPVRTMVVGIPNVGKSTLINTLAGKNMAKVGDRPAVTTTTQQIDLRNGIVLSDTPGVLWPDMSDQNGAYRLAVSGAIGDNAMDSVTVATFAGEYLLGRYPELLQTRYGLQAIPGSANDLIVAVGRRLGCLASGGEVDLNRASEALLRELRAGKIGRISFEEPTAETAQ, from the coding sequence ATGACGATACAATGGTTTCCCGGACACATGGGCAAGGCGCTGGAACAGATCCAGGACCTGATCAAGCGGGTAGATGTGGTGATCGAGGTTCTGGATGCCCGGCTCCCCAACTCCAGTTCCAATCACCGGCTGGCTGAGCTGCGACGGACCAAGCCCTGGATTAAGATTCTGAATAGACACGACTTGGCCGACCCGATCGTAACAAAGGCCTGGGTGCGAGAGTTGGAATTACAAACCGGGGTGCGGGCGCTTCCCATGTCTGCAAAGAAGCATGCTGACACCAAGCCGCTGATCAAGCTTTGCCAGGCAATGGCCCCAAAGCGGGGCAAGCCAGGCTTTCCGGTTCGCACCATGGTGGTAGGGATTCCCAATGTTGGGAAATCCACCCTGATCAACACCCTGGCTGGGAAAAACATGGCAAAGGTGGGTGACCGGCCAGCAGTAACCACCACTACCCAGCAGATCGACCTGCGCAACGGCATTGTCCTTTCTGATACACCGGGGGTGTTGTGGCCGGATATGAGCGATCAGAACGGCGCTTACCGGTTAGCCGTCAGTGGCGCCATCGGCGACAACGCCATGGACAGTGTCACTGTCGCGACTTTTGCCGGCGAATACCTGCTAGGGCGTTATCCCGAACTGCTGCAAACCCGTTACGGATTGCAAGCCATCCCCGGCTCAGCCAATGACCTTATTGTGGCTGTGGGTCGCCGGCTGGGGTGCCTGGCCAGTGGCGGGGAGGTAGACCTGAACCGGGCGTCGGAGGCATTATTGCGGGAGCTGCGTGCAGGTAAGATCGGCCGGATCAGCTTTGAAGAACCAACAGCAGAGACAGCTCAGTGA
- a CDS encoding DEAD/DEAH box helicase, producing MSFDSLGLRAELLSAIAAQGYTTPTPIQSEAIPVIFEGCDLLAGAQTGTGKTAAFALPIVQMLGENIPVEKRRRPRALVLVPTRELAAQVSEQMNNYARRLSLRSTMIYGGVTIQAQIERLHRGVDIVVATPGRLLDHAERGTINLSRIKFLVLDEADRMLDLGFIDDIVKVAEYLPPKRQTLLFSATYSQSIKQLADELLDKPRRIEVERKNITADAVIQTIYEVEKSRKREMLSHLIRSGGWQQVLVFARTRYGADKLTEELLYDGIKAAAIHSNKSQSIRTRTLAEFKRGEWRVLVATDVAARGLDIERLPQVVNYDLPQVPEDYVHRIGRTGRAGEDGVALSLVAPEERPLLVAIEKLLKYAIPRKTLAEFPQYASRRSVKTKEAKQVKEQVKARKSRDKVQQDIKAAVPRRKKAVAERPAPKTGRRGRRA from the coding sequence ATGTCTTTTGATTCTCTTGGTCTCCGTGCCGAACTACTGAGTGCTATTGCCGCCCAGGGGTATACAACGCCAACCCCCATTCAAAGCGAGGCGATTCCGGTGATTTTCGAGGGATGCGACCTGCTGGCTGGCGCCCAGACCGGTACCGGCAAGACTGCGGCATTTGCCCTGCCGATTGTACAGATGCTCGGGGAAAACATACCAGTAGAGAAGCGGCGCCGCCCGCGCGCCCTGGTTTTGGTGCCTACCCGCGAGCTGGCCGCTCAGGTCAGTGAGCAAATGAACAATTATGCGCGGCGCCTGTCGCTGCGTTCGACCATGATCTACGGCGGGGTCACCATCCAGGCCCAGATCGAGCGGCTACATCGCGGAGTTGATATTGTGGTCGCAACGCCGGGGCGGCTGCTGGACCATGCGGAACGGGGCACGATTAATCTTTCCCGGATTAAGTTCCTTGTTTTGGACGAGGCTGACCGGATGCTCGATCTGGGATTTATCGACGATATCGTCAAAGTAGCAGAGTATCTGCCACCGAAGCGGCAGACGCTGCTGTTCTCAGCAACCTATTCGCAGAGCATCAAGCAACTGGCCGATGAACTCCTCGATAAGCCGCGGCGAATCGAGGTGGAGCGGAAGAATATCACTGCCGATGCGGTTATCCAGACAATCTATGAGGTGGAAAAGAGCCGTAAGCGGGAGATGCTTTCACACCTGATCCGCTCTGGAGGCTGGCAGCAGGTTCTGGTCTTTGCCCGCACCCGCTACGGAGCTGACAAGCTGACCGAAGAGCTGCTCTACGACGGGATCAAGGCCGCAGCCATACATAGCAACAAGAGCCAGTCGATACGAACGCGGACTCTTGCAGAATTTAAGCGGGGGGAGTGGCGCGTACTGGTTGCGACCGATGTGGCGGCTCGCGGTCTCGACATCGAACGCTTGCCTCAAGTGGTGAACTACGATCTACCGCAGGTGCCCGAGGATTATGTGCACCGGATCGGCCGCACCGGCCGGGCCGGCGAGGATGGGGTAGCCCTGTCGTTGGTTGCTCCTGAAGAGCGGCCGCTGCTGGTTGCCATTGAGAAACTGCTCAAATACGCCATCCCTCGCAAGACGCTGGCAGAGTTTCCTCAATACGCATCCCGGCGGAGTGTAAAGACCAAGGAGGCCAAGCAGGTTAAGGAACAGGTCAAGGCGCGCAAGAGCAGAGACAAGGTGCAACAGGATATCAAAGCCGCTGTTCCTCGCCGAAAAAAGGCAGTAGCCGAACGCCCCGCTCCCAAGACCGGACGGCGGGGGCGGAGGGCTTGA
- the merA gene encoding mercury(II) reductase, which translates to MKKHQKKHDLIILGSGSTAFAAALHATSYGAKVLMVEKSVLGGTCINWGCIPSKTMIHAALFSHEARLAAAIGLGSWEEGVDAGRLAAHREQAVLNLRQERYLDVLQSVPGLELVKGTARFLDPETIELLDQRYHADRFLVAVGGFPRIPAIPGLKDIAFLTSRTALLQKSLPKSLIIIGGGAIAVELGQMFNRLGCSVTILEHGPRILPSVEPELSAALQEVLIAEGLRIVLNAAICSVEGSAGMTTVSTDVAGVRQEFTGEKLLIAVGTAPATAGIGLELAGVELDRKGFIIADSHMRTSAPGIWSAGDVTGGMMIATIGAREGVVAVDDMFNSGCGCPMDYLTAPMAIFTDPELGLVGHTEESARQAGFTTAVNVIPVSTIPKAHVTGHRSGVIKMVADQPSGRLLGVHLICHRGAELINEAALALRLHATIDDIAATLPVYPTMSEGLRLCAQGFSRDITRLSCCAE; encoded by the coding sequence ATGAAAAAGCACCAGAAAAAACATGACCTGATTATTCTTGGCTCTGGATCGACTGCTTTTGCCGCTGCCCTGCATGCAACCTCCTACGGGGCAAAAGTTCTAATGGTTGAAAAAAGCGTTCTTGGCGGGACCTGCATCAACTGGGGGTGCATCCCCAGTAAGACCATGATCCATGCCGCGCTTTTCAGTCACGAGGCCCGCCTGGCTGCAGCTATCGGCCTTGGTTCCTGGGAGGAGGGTGTCGATGCCGGACGTTTGGCAGCGCACCGCGAGCAGGCTGTGCTCAACCTGCGCCAGGAGCGCTATCTTGATGTTCTGCAAAGTGTTCCCGGTCTGGAGCTAGTTAAGGGGACGGCACGTTTTCTTGATCCCGAGACCATAGAGTTACTTGATCAGCGTTACCATGCCGACCGTTTCTTGGTTGCTGTTGGCGGCTTTCCTCGCATTCCGGCAATCCCCGGTTTGAAAGACATAGCTTTTCTTACCAGCAGGACCGCACTGTTGCAGAAGAGCCTGCCGAAGTCACTGATCATCATCGGTGGCGGTGCCATTGCTGTAGAACTGGGACAGATGTTCAACCGGTTAGGTTGTTCGGTAACCATCCTTGAACATGGCCCTCGTATCCTGCCGTCGGTTGAGCCGGAGCTGTCTGCGGCCTTGCAGGAGGTATTGATCGCTGAGGGGTTGCGGATCGTCCTTAACGCGGCAATCTGCTCGGTAGAGGGTTCTGCGGGGATGACAACGGTCAGTACCGATGTTGCCGGGGTTCGTCAGGAGTTTACCGGTGAAAAGCTCCTTATTGCTGTCGGCACTGCTCCGGCAACTGCTGGCATCGGTCTTGAACTGGCAGGAGTCGAGTTGGACAGGAAAGGGTTTATCATTGCCGACAGCCATATGCGCACCTCTGCACCAGGCATCTGGAGCGCCGGCGATGTCACCGGCGGCATGATGATCGCCACCATTGGTGCCCGCGAAGGAGTCGTTGCCGTCGATGACATGTTCAACTCCGGTTGTGGCTGCCCGATGGATTATCTGACCGCACCCATGGCGATCTTCACCGACCCGGAACTGGGGCTGGTCGGTCATACCGAAGAGAGCGCACGACAAGCCGGTTTTACTACGGCAGTAAATGTCATACCGGTCTCAACCATTCCCAAGGCTCATGTTACCGGCCATCGATCCGGAGTGATCAAGATGGTGGCTGACCAGCCTTCCGGGCGACTCCTCGGTGTTCATCTGATCTGTCATCGGGGCGCAGAGCTGATCAATGAAGCTGCTCTGGCGCTGCGGTTGCATGCCACAATTGATGATATTGCCGCTACCCTGCCGGTTTACCCCACAATGAGTGAAGGGCTGCGGCTCTGTGCCCAGGGGTTCTCACGGGACATTACCCGCCTTTCCTGCTGCGCTGAATGA